aatattaaaataataaaagaaatcttCTTACCTGAACACCTACTAATTGGCAGGTCAAGTTAGGTGGATGAAATATCTTGACTGTAACTAATTGTAAAGCATCtttactaataattttaaatttataggtTTTTACCTCTGCCAACACCTAAGTTCCACCCTATGACTGGTCTGAGTTGAGAGACAAAGAGGTGATGGTCAACGCTTTCCCTACTTCCATGAAGTGATTACGTCACCATCCACGTCACTGCACAGCTTCCATCCCCTAGTaataagaatttttaatttgtggGACTTTTTAGGATGTTACAGTGTGCATAATTCACAAGTGTTTTAAATGCTAGACATTTATCTTCATTCATTCACTCATTCCTCTTCCTACCAACTCCTTCCATTTTTCATTCACCATGTATGCAAATTCCAGCACTGCATCACCTTCCTCATTCTTCCCCAAACTCACTGAACTCAACAATTCTGAGACCAATTACTATTATTAccacaacaataacaataacaataacaatagtaATTGTAGCAGTGGCTATAGCAGTTACGGTGGATCACCCTCACCCACACCTCCTTCTGTGCCCATTCCCAACTTGATGCAGAGGAGTGTTAGCTCCCATTCCTTCCACTGCAACAACAATGCCACCCATCATCCCTTTTCTGCTCTCTTTGCTCAGCTGCTCGACTCCGACGACTCTCCCGTCAGAAGAGTTTGCAGTACTGGTGATCTCCAGGTACACcttcattcatttttataaaacaaaacaactcttttttttatccgcaattgttaatttttataaatagaagGATTCAATCCCATTATCATTCTCTTACCACCAAATAAACCTTATATTTCCACCCAAAGAAAACTTGTATCTTCTATCAGTGTTAATTCTGATCGAGTCGAATCACATGACAAAAATCCTCCCATAATATTTAACGTAATTGCCTATTAAAGTTTTAACTCAATATCATATCTGCTTAAATTAGAATAACTCATGCTAAGTGATTTATACACTGTGATATTGTTTTGTAGCATGGTCACATGCTTCTCACCGTCATTTCAAAATTGTTGTCctatggttttgtttattaataatagtcaaattttgcaaggcatttatCTAACAATCTAATTATGTAATAAGAAGGAGGGGATTCTGTTTTTGTAGACTAAGATAAGAAGTATAACAGAATGAAACCGATTCATTTAAACtatgggagaaaaaaaaaatagtagtgtAACGCTTGCATCACATCCCAGgttcaattaatttgatatcTGATGCTAGGTTATGGCGTATGACGTTTTACTATCGCCTTATTAAATACTTTCGGTATTAGAATTTTATGTCAACAAGAATGTGAGATTCTAAATTTCTTTTTGCTTGTGCAGTTATGCTTACgggtttttttatttgttgtaatATGCACTAATTATGCAGTatactgttttttgtttttaaatattttaataacgtGCAACTTTTGTACAGAGGATCAATGGAATGCAACATAATCATCACTCGGATAGTCCGTTATCAAGCGAAAGTAGTATGATCATAGAAGGAATGAGCAGAGCCTGTCGATATAGCCCGGAGGAGAAGAAGGTCAGAATTGAGAGATACAGAAGCAAGAGGAGCCAGAGGAACTTCAACAAGAAAATTAAGGTTCActatttacttatatatttatacTTACACATACAAACtcgttatttttattatatttacttttagTACCTTTCTATGTTTTATTGTAGTGAATGAAGTCCTACCTAGGCTGCATCAGTTAAACTTTATAACCCAAATGTAAATTCCAAAAGAACCACAAACTTTAAGTATCTTTCTATGTTTTACTGTTGTGAATAAAGTCCTGGGCAGCATCAATTAAACttctgtacactaaaatatatattccaAAAGGACCACAAATCTAAGAATATATTAGTGGGCGACACTGTGAAGAGTAAAACCACTGTCATGATCtatcattaaaaatgaaatcatgTCCAAGGTTGAATTAAAAGTTAAGACCTAAGAGACACAGTAAAAAGATAATCTATTTGACAAAATCctgatttaaaaaagaaatgagaCATTTCAATATAACAGGACAAGAATTTGACAATTTGTTCCCCATACGTTCTGCTTGAAAGTCCCCTGCTGGCCAtacaaaagattaaatattACACGTAATTGTGATTTTAAGTGTATTTTAGTGTATTGCAATTTAGTCCAGAATTTTGTCTAGTATGAAAATCTTCCCATGGATTATGTCTTATTCTTCAAGGTTATAAGTAATCTTAATCTCGGAGAACAGGATCAATCAAACGTGTTACTATTAGAATTATGTATTAACCATATATATCGTTTACAGTACTCACCAATTCATAGTGCAATGTTTATTGTCTCTAATGGTCCACCCTTATATACTAATTAAAACAGTGaaaatattaacttattttGTTCTGGCACGAAATCAGTATGCTTGCAGGAAGACATTGGCAGACAGCAGGCCACGCATTAGAGGACGGTTTGCGAGGAATGACGAAATTGACAAGAACACTACAATTCAATGGAGCCAAATTGGTGCTGGAGAGGATGAGGATGAAGAAGATGAGAATTGGATCACTATGTTAGATTCCATAGTTGCTGCAAATTTTGCTCAAGAGTCTCAAGGAAGTTCCTCCTTTGGTTTATTCTATTAGAATAATTTCATGTTCTATAAGCCTAGTTCTTGTTCAGTTTGTTTTCCATGTTCAAAGTATTGTGGTGCAcgtttttatttagtttagatCAAACTAGTAATGTAAATATAGTTATTTGAGTCGTCTATGCATAATGCAGTTATTAGACCTTTTAATCTAGGGTGATGTTTTTGAGTGCCCTGTAACTTTTTTATAGGATTCAGGAGCAATGAATTATTGGATGAAAACTTTGGCAATAGTTGTACTTGTGGTTAAAGTCTACAGGATGTATTCTTAGTTTTTATAACATATCCCTTTTGTTGAAGCACTTGCTTGAAAAGAGAATAGATAGTGACCCTCACTTGCACGCTGGGGGGATGTACCTATCACTTTTTTACTGTGGATTTGGGACAGGGCAACAATGAAATGCTCCGAATTTGTTTTCAAGTTCAATCAATGTTGTGGCAACAGGAAGGAGATGTTTTAGGTTTAGAATTATCCAAGGCCTCAGaattttttcacaatttttataaatttatttatcattaatttgaataattagGTAATACAtttcattataatataatatgttatttGTTACTACTTTGTTAGTGAGATTACGATAGTCTTAActtttattaatcaatttagaaatttaattcaattgattaAGATACACGAGTTGTTGTATAAATTTTCTtgtagttatttttgtttcatgaaataataattatatcgtttattttcttttaaaagttcacaatttatatatcatttaccttttaatatttaatagttttaatttatgtatacgtttatttttaacttgtgaaaaaattaatttattttatcttttttatatttttttctataaatacgtATAGATAAATTTACCAAACAAGACGTGTGTGGGtgtatatattgaatttttaaaaaagtgggACTGTGCACTTAGGTTTTCCCAATGCTTGCAAATATAAAGTTGAgtttaattagtttatatatCTTCTAAACTGGATCCCAAATCTGCATCATCCTTAGCAAAACAGGAACAAGAAGCGTGGGGATGCTAATGCTCTGAAAAGGACTAGAGAGTCAAAAGGCACGGAAGGTTGGAAGCATATAGTATAACACAACATAAGCTATGTCCTTTGAACTTTGAAGGTTTGAGCTTTTGAACAATGCACTTTCGCTTAAGCAGTAAAGCTAAGGGTCAAAATCAATTCCACGTTATATGCTTCGTGCGATTGATATGAAACGCAAGAACCTTAGCGGGATTCAAGGATTATGATTAACCACTAATCCCCCCATTGATTAAATAAGCTGAGAGTAAATCAACAATACATCGTTATTTTAAACAACCTTGTTCATAATTAACTCAAATCCAGCAAGAGTTGCAACAATCACAATTAAGGCTTTCATTTATGTCAGCGTATATACATATATGGGATTCTAAAcagtaagttttaaaaaatcaaattttcgtCACTAAATTCAgatttagtaattaaaatatcaaccgcaactaactaaatataaaataattatggtaaatgaaattttaatatctagagaataaaataatttagcaaCCAATTTTTTCTCACTAAATATAGATTTAGTATTAAAAATCTTGGTCAATGTAACATCATATCCCAAATGCAAAGTTGATATTAAATCATGGtcttttatttctaatataagtgttagaaataattcaaatcgttaacaaaacaattatattaGACTTTATAAATAAGGAGTAACCCTCACCCTTTAAACTAGTTTTTAaagttgaattaagattttcacattattcattcattttaaGATGGTATGAGAATCAGTTTCAAGATCATATTTTTACTAACCCTCACTTTATGGTGACATGCCTGCAAAGGCAATTAGCAACCTCCCATTTTTCTATTGCTTGCTTTTTATAGTCTGCTTTCAtttagaataattaattcaaactcAAAATTGGCTATGTTTTCAACTTTTTACTCATCATTAATTAGGAGCTAGGGGGTCGTAGATACTACCTGaacaatttgtgaaattcaggAGCTTGATACATGATATATATTGTCTTGATAATAAGTGTCTTTTGAGTACTActgtttaaaaaatagtaacaaaacttttttaattaaaatttaaaggaaTCGAACTTAGCTGctaaataataaaaaggtttatattttaatttattttttttcaaagcaaaaggaatattatattaatataaaaggaTAGTTATCACAAGGAGTTACAACCATCAGAACATACAAAAGGAGTCCAAATgataacaaaatcaaaaattGACCAAATTCGTAAAGACATAATAACGATTATAGGAGCAGACTATGCCAAATGCTTAAACGTCCCCTCCTTTGGAACCAGATTGAAACCAAAACAGATGCTTAATTAATCAAGCAGCTTAATGAATAATCAAAAGCTACCATGTTTGCTTTGCACCAAGTTCACGCCTTATACCGAGAATCAttaacaacccatttttaatccttttattaATATCCTTAAAATATAAGTTAACATTTATCGTATATAATACGAGGTTATGAAATTGGTGTTCGTCTGAAAGCTAAAGGCTAGCTACGCCTTCTAAGGTGGGAGGACGGCCCTATTCATCTTTGTCGGCCGGCGGTGTGTTAGCCACTAGGTTAATGGGCACAATTTAATATCCAAAAATCAACCATAAAGTGAAACCCAATTATATTGTTActctttatttttgttgcacgattactttgattttgatttttcagtGTGTGTCATGTGTCCTCAAAGCgcctataaaataataaaacaaacctTCGATCATGTACATTTCTAATTATGATATCAATCTTCTAGGAGTTTTGAGCTTCAAGTTATTAATCATCCGCAGAGAGTTAAGTTAACCTATCCCAATAGCAAAATTGAAACTCTAACTCTATCAAGTAACAATATACACAGCACAGTGGTAATGGTTGTCATTTACAAACTTTTAATTTACCGGAAGCAGAAATAAGAGTTATGAAATTGATTTAAtagttgaataaaaaaattataaatttgaatatattttcttaataaaaaattaaataattaataattattttttatcgataaaaaaaaaaaactaataggaATAGCTAGGATACATATACAGCACATTCCATTAGCAAAAGGAGTTTGGTTTTACCCTTTATGCTGAGTCGTTGGACGCAGAAAACTACAGagtggattttttattttattttttgtgagcAACCACAGGGTGGATGGGAGAAGAAAGAATAAACAAGTGCGGATAATGGATGGCATTATAATGAGCTAAGAGCTACAACTACAACAAGGTTGGAAAAGGGTTTCGTAATTAATCATTATGACTTTAGTTGATTGAGTGAAGGGGGGCCAGTCCAAAATGAAAACTACTACAACACCGTTAAGTACAAGTGTTGCCTAAGAAATAATAAAGCATGAAAAAGTTATATAGTAATAGCAAAATATATTAACAGCACATGCCTAGCAATATGAATTTGGCGGTGCACTTGGCCCGACCACTAGTTATTGCAAACTTCTCTCCttactcttcttttctttctcgtAGTTTTCACAAAAGGGGGCTCACTATGGCCAACAATATTACCAATTTGATAACAATATATACTCCTACTTTCTTCATCAATAATTAAGTCAACcgtttgattttttcttttgcaaatttaataaaattataattttaaagaataataaatgtgCATATTTGTTGGAAGGAACTAggttaaatacattaaaaaattaggaCAGGAACAAATCAGAGAACATTTGGACCAATGGTGGAAAGGGAAAAAATGAGAGGAAAAATTGAAAGCAATTATTGTGAGGGAATTGTATAATAATAGTGTTCGTGATGTAATttgtatgaattttttcaatatgctctttattgtttattattgaccaaaatttatttataaaatcatgcAATTTGAAATTCATTAAATGTAAAGTAGGATCCGTAAAATTTCAATGTTTCATGACttgcaataaattttaataatactaTCAAAATTTGTGTCCTAAAAAAGTGTTTAAAATATGGTActacaatttttcattttataaaatccaGTGTCTTAAAAGGTTTTATTATGTTATAGGAATGCATATGATTTTGGgttaaaagtttagatacatatGTTTTTTGGGGTTAAAAGTAtagatacatatatacatacatatattcaatgacattaaatatcaaatttataaaatggtATCTTTAATACTACTGTTTAAAAAACACTTCAACAGTTAGATTTAAGGTTTTTATAACAAAGATTAAGTgtataaaatttcattcaattTAACAACTAATTCACATTTCATTacattattcaaatttaaaatacaatatattttttaaaatatataagtatatatatatatatatatattacattttgaTGAATATCTAAATCATCTCAAATTTATTTACATATGATCacttttttctgaatttttaaatatgatcACTAAAAcactattatataataattaagtcaATAATATGTTGTGTGTATAATCAACTAATCATCTTTAATAGAGATTTTCCTCATAACTAGAGTTGTCAAAATTGGTCTAGCCTAATTAGACTATcaaattaaagacaaaaaaataatcaagtcAATTTAACCTAACCCAATAGACTACATTAGACCTATAAAATGTTGACTAAAAATTATCAGGTAATTCTTTAACACACCCAAAATTTGGCTTAGTGTATCCCATTTTTGTATTATGGATTCAGCAATTCAatctgtaataaaaaaaatggggtGCATTAAAGAATTGTCCAATTATCAGGCCTATTTGGCccaatattgtttttattatttttttcttttgaaattcaTACAAATTTAGACCAAAATATGAGCCAATTTGGTCTAGGCTGAATCAAGATGCTTTCCACACTCGACTCATTGGGTCGAAGCCACCCATTTGGCAATCCACAGTCCAACATCGTTGCTCATCGTCCTACCTAGGACTCATGACCCCTACGACATGCGATCTCAACCTCCGAGGCTCTGTGCGCGTGTGGCTCTCCTTCATATCTACATCAATGGCGGCGTCGATCTTGTTGcaaatttgtttttgatttgGGGGTTTCTGGGTTTGGGGAGGGGGGAGGAAGAGAGACAATGGATGTATTTTTATTGTCATTACAGTGTTGCACCCATCGCTTtgccatcaattttttttttttgggtttgaTATTATGTAACAGAATTTTGCTTCCGACGAAGAGACGGAGaaaaataacatgaaaaaaaaatatatttttgttgttattttccaTCTCATTCTTGTATTTTACAACAAAAtagtatttctatttttttattttatttttcacctcATTTATACAAGggaaatatgattttgttgacTAAATAAGGGgtggaaaaaattacaataaaaacatGATTATGTTCGTGTTTGCattgtgtttatttatttttaccccATTTAAGCATTCCGATGTATTTTCATCTTGGAATATCACCGAAAGACACTCACGTGGGTAGTGTGAATAGCAACTCTCCCTGTTTATTTGTATTATGAGCAGTACACAATCCAGCCTAGTACAAGTgaaatacatttaattttggCCCAGTTGGATTCGGCCGTGTGCTTGCAACTTTTAAATCCCAGAGTAAACATCTTCCTTACAAATCCAAAGTGGGGCACGAATATCGAAGCATGACGTATGTtctaagataaataaattatagtaaTCTAATCTCTCTTTTGTGGTTATTTTacattcatatattatttttttcagatTAAATTTTGTCTTAATTTATTTGTCCCAAGATCACAAAACTTGATGTGCAAAGAATCAAATTGATAATGAAAACTGAGAACATTAAAACTCTACACGGAATCAGAAAAACGATAATGAACGCCTTGAACAAGCAAAATCATATCTTAATGCGTTGGTATATAAACTATGTATAGAATAAGACCATTCATAAtattaaaagatcatttcaagTGACAGATTCACAAGGAATATCATATCCCGTTGGATAATTAAAAAACTGATTCTGTCACATCCCCACGCACTTATCTTACACAACTATTGCACTATATTGTTTCTTCGGTgactaaaaattttataataagctTCAAGATAGTATTATGCTATGCTGTGGAATTAATCTTTTCCAAAAGCCATGGCCTCTGTTTGCAAATCAGATTGTGTGAAGGACTCACATCGTCCCCTTAGGCCAACCTTCGTAAACCGCCACAAGTGGCCAGAATCCGAGGTAGAGTTTGTGAAGACGGTGAATTCTAACATTCATGCGAAGCCAAAAGGAGCAGTTGATAGCTTCTCGTGTAGGCAAATGTACTTGAGGAGTTACAAATTCTCAAGGGAGAAAGTGGGTGTGAGAGAGAAGACCCTCAAGTGTTTCAATAAACTGAAGGAGAGGGTCGTTTGTGTcagaaataaattgaatttgaagagTAAGTATAAGGTTCTGGTGAGGGCCAAGGATGTCACTTTTGCTGCGTTTTCAATCTTTCAGAGTTTTCTACCCTGCTCTGCCAAGGTCGATGTGCTTCATGATTTCTAATCCAATCTCActtgctttttaatttttatcttctgCTGCTTTATACTGTACCATGTAGTATGtgccctttttcttttctgaaaaaataaaatgaaacaggAGGCAATGTTAAAGATATGGTTTATGAAAATTTCGAGAAAAATTACAGCAATATTTTGTCAATTTCTTTCAGCGGCAGATTAATATTACATCTGTTATCACATGTAATTATGCGTGTGAACTTCaataaaaatgaagattaaattataattttaattcttctaattatctgaaaaaaaattaaataagtgaaaaataaaaattacactcataatcatttatttataaataagataataaacCTTTAAcacatttactttatttatataattatattaatattatttttttatatattattagttaaaaattattaattttttcaaattatcaaaatttataaattaaaaaataattaatatataaatattttttttaattttattttatatcacgTGATGTTGCAAGTTATTATAGATTATTTTTACTCTGATTATTTacgtaaaactaaaattatttatttatttatttaatatttttaatatatattttttgataattttaaaaaattaataatttttttactaatgatatatagaaaataatgttattataattaattaaacaaaacaagtgCTTATTATTGTATTCATGAATAATTTTGCATaaataattagagtaaaaataatttgtatattaaaattaattttaaaaaattatgaaaataatttacatatt
The nucleotide sequence above comes from Glycine soja cultivar W05 chromosome 11, ASM419377v2, whole genome shotgun sequence. Encoded proteins:
- the LOC114375609 gene encoding uncharacterized protein LOC114375609; protein product: MASVCKSDCVKDSHRPLRPTFVNRHKWPESEVEFVKTVNSNIHAKPKGAVDSFSCRQMYLRSYKFSREKVGVREKTLKCFNKLKERVVCVRNKLNLKSKYKVLVRAKDVTFAAFSIFQSFLPCSAKVDVLHDF
- the LOC114375581 gene encoding two-component response regulator-like APRR5, giving the protein MYANSSTASPSSFFPKLTELNNSETNYYYYHNNNNNNNNSNCSSGYSSYGGSPSPTPPSVPIPNLMQRSVSSHSFHCNNNATHHPFSALFAQLLDSDDSPVRRVCSTGDLQRINGMQHNHHSDSPLSSESSMIIEGMSRACRYSPEEKKVRIERYRSKRSQRNFNKKIKYACRKTLADSRPRIRGRFARNDEIDKNTTIQWSQIGAGEDEDEEDENWITMLDSIVAANFAQESQGSSSFGLFY